The following are encoded in a window of Pseudomonas graminis genomic DNA:
- the htpG gene encoding molecular chaperone HtpG codes for MSVETQKETLGFQTEVKQLLHLMIHSLYSNKEIFLRELISNASDAVDKLRFEALSKPELLEGGAELKIRVSYDKDAKTVTLEDNGIGMSREDVITHLGTIAKSGTADFMKNLSGDQKKDSHLIGQFGVGFYSAFIVADQVEVFTRRAGLSASEGVHWSSKGEGEFEVATVEKADRGTRIVLHLKSAEDEFADGYRLRNIIKKYSDHIALPIELPKEQAPVEGDAEPVEEWETVNRASALWTRPRAEVKDEEYQEFYKHIAHDFENPLSWSHNKVEGKLEYSSLLYVPARAPFDLYQREAPRGLKLYVQRVFVMDQAESFLPLYLRFIKGVVDSNDLSLNVSREILQKDPIIDSMKSALTKRVLDMLEKLAKNQPEDYKGFWKNFGQVLKEGPAEDFANKEKIAGLLRFASSSDDSGEQSVSLADYLSRAKEGQDKIYFLTGESYAQVKNSPHLEVFRKKGIEVLLLTDRIDEWLMSYLSDFDGKGFVDVARGDLDLGKLDSEEDKKAQEEVAKDKEGLIERLKTALGDTVSEVRVSHRLTDSPAILAIGEQDLGLQMRQILEASGQKVPDSKPIFEFNPSHPLIDKLDNEQNEDRFGDLSHILFDQAALAAGDSLKDPAAYVRRLNKLLVELSV; via the coding sequence ATGAGTGTGGAAACTCAAAAGGAAACCCTGGGCTTCCAGACCGAGGTGAAGCAGCTGCTACACCTCATGATCCATTCGCTGTACTCGAACAAGGAAATCTTCCTTCGCGAGCTGATTTCCAACGCGTCCGACGCGGTGGACAAGCTGCGTTTCGAGGCGCTGTCCAAGCCCGAGCTGCTGGAAGGCGGTGCCGAGCTGAAGATCCGTGTCAGCTACGACAAGGACGCCAAGACCGTTACCCTGGAAGACAACGGCATCGGCATGAGCCGCGAAGATGTCATCACTCATCTGGGCACCATCGCCAAGTCCGGCACCGCCGATTTCATGAAGAATCTGTCCGGTGATCAGAAGAAAGATTCCCATCTGATCGGTCAGTTCGGTGTCGGCTTCTACTCCGCCTTCATCGTGGCCGACCAGGTTGAAGTGTTCACCCGTCGCGCCGGCCTTTCCGCCAGCGAAGGTGTGCACTGGTCGTCGAAAGGCGAGGGCGAGTTCGAAGTCGCCACGGTCGAGAAGGCTGATCGTGGTACCCGCATCGTGCTGCACCTCAAGAGCGCCGAAGACGAGTTCGCGGACGGCTATCGCCTGCGCAACATCATCAAGAAGTACTCCGACCACATCGCTCTGCCCATCGAACTGCCGAAGGAGCAGGCGCCTGTCGAGGGCGATGCGGAGCCTGTTGAAGAGTGGGAAACCGTCAATCGCGCCAGCGCGCTGTGGACCCGTCCCCGTGCCGAGGTCAAGGACGAGGAATACCAGGAGTTCTACAAGCACATCGCCCACGATTTCGAAAACCCGCTGAGCTGGAGCCACAACAAGGTTGAGGGCAAGCTGGAATACAGCTCCCTGCTGTACGTGCCGGCCCGCGCACCGTTCGATCTGTACCAGCGCGAAGCGCCGCGCGGCCTGAAGCTCTACGTGCAGCGCGTGTTCGTCATGGACCAGGCCGAATCGTTCCTGCCGCTGTACCTGCGCTTCATCAAGGGCGTGGTCGATTCCAATGACCTGTCCCTGAACGTGTCCCGCGAAATCCTGCAGAAAGACCCGATCATCGATTCGATGAAGTCGGCGCTGACCAAGCGCGTGCTGGACATGCTGGAGAAGCTGGCAAAAAACCAGCCGGAAGACTACAAGGGCTTCTGGAAAAACTTTGGTCAGGTGCTGAAAGAAGGCCCGGCCGAAGACTTCGCCAACAAAGAGAAGATCGCCGGCCTGCTGCGCTTTGCATCGAGCTCCGACGACAGCGGCGAGCAAAGCGTTTCGTTGGCCGACTACCTGTCGCGCGCCAAGGAAGGTCAGGACAAGATCTACTTCCTCACCGGCGAAAGCTACGCGCAGGTCAAGAACAGTCCGCACCTCGAAGTCTTCCGCAAGAAAGGCATTGAAGTGCTGCTGCTGACCGACCGTATCGACGAGTGGCTGATGAGCTACCTGAGCGACTTCGACGGCAAAGGCTTTGTTGACGTGGCGCGCGGTGACCTGGACCTGGGCAAGCTTGATTCCGAAGAGGACAAGAAAGCCCAGGAAGAAGTCGCTAAGGACAAGGAAGGGCTGATCGAGCGCCTGAAAACGGCGCTGGGTGATACCGTCAGCGAAGTCCGCGTCTCCCACCGTCTGACCGATTCGCCGGCGATTCTGGCGATTGGCGAGCAGGACCTGGGTCTGCAGATGCGTCAGATTCTGGAAGCGAGTGGTCAGAAGGTCCCGGATTCCAAGCCGATCTTCGAATTTAACCCGTCGCACCCGCTGATTGACAAGCTGGACAATGAGCAGAATGAAGACCGCTTCGGCGATCTGTCGCACATCCTGTTCGACCAGGCTGCGCTGGCAGCCGGCGACAGCTTGAAAGATCCGGCGGCTTACGTGCGCCGTTTGAACAAGTTGTTGGTTGAGCTCTCGGTTTAA
- a CDS encoding dienelactone hydrolase family protein yields MSNVTVQSIVYEIDGVSYESRLAFSESAQAAPGLVMAPNWMGVSEDAEQIAKDVAAKGYVVLLADLYGQQVRPTNGDEAAAAMMPLKNDRVLLNKRMKAALDQLTAQTIAAVDTSRLAAFGFCFGGCCALELARTGAPLKAAVSFHGTLDTPNPADANNIKGKVLVMHGASDPLVPKEQLPAFEAEMNAANVDWQLLSYGGAFHSFTDPHANNPGVQMYNPTVSKRAFTSMHNLLDEVFAG; encoded by the coding sequence ATGAGCAATGTGACTGTGCAGTCCATCGTCTATGAAATCGACGGCGTGAGCTACGAGAGCCGTCTGGCCTTCAGCGAAAGCGCTCAGGCCGCACCGGGTCTGGTGATGGCGCCTAACTGGATGGGCGTCAGCGAAGACGCCGAGCAGATTGCCAAAGACGTGGCGGCGAAGGGCTATGTGGTCTTGCTGGCAGATCTTTACGGCCAGCAAGTGCGCCCGACTAATGGTGACGAAGCGGCGGCTGCCATGATGCCGTTGAAGAATGATCGTGTGCTGTTGAACAAGCGCATGAAGGCCGCTCTGGATCAACTGACCGCGCAGACCATTGCCGCTGTCGACACGTCCCGGCTGGCGGCATTTGGCTTCTGCTTCGGCGGTTGCTGCGCGTTGGAGCTCGCACGTACCGGTGCGCCGTTAAAGGCTGCGGTGTCCTTTCACGGCACGCTCGACACGCCGAACCCGGCTGACGCCAACAACATCAAGGGCAAGGTGCTGGTGATGCACGGCGCTTCCGATCCTCTGGTGCCGAAAGAGCAACTGCCGGCGTTCGAAGCGGAAATGAACGCTGCCAACGTCGACTGGCAATTGCTGAGCTACGGCGGGGCGTTCCATTCCTTTACCGACCCGCACGCCAACAACCCGGGCGTACAGATGTACAACCCGACCGTGTCGAAGCGTGCGTTTACCTCAATGCACAACCTGCTGGACGAGGTGTTTGCGGGCTGA
- a CDS encoding pirin family protein — protein sequence MLTIIPRAEDVEGQPILRPLPAAQCRSVGPFVFFDHMLETTYAPGTGMDIRQHPHIGLSTLTYLFEGEIRHKDSLGSDQHVRPGEVSWMTAGRAIAHIERTPEALYAIGSRLHGLQVWLASPTSHEQGEGHYSHHPADTLPVSDGMGIRIRLIAGEGFCLKSPVPVLSPTIYAELNLQTATTLCVPAEHEQRALYVIEGDLLLDGEPVQARSLVVLDAGSEPTLCAESECHAVLIGGAPLDGPRRMNWNFVASDPALIEQARAKWAAGDWPTVPGEVERIELPRPRK from the coding sequence ATGCTGACCATCATTCCCCGCGCCGAGGACGTCGAAGGCCAACCCATCCTGCGCCCCCTCCCCGCTGCGCAATGCCGGAGCGTCGGGCCCTTCGTATTTTTTGATCACATGCTGGAAACCACCTATGCGCCCGGCACCGGCATGGACATCCGCCAGCACCCACACATCGGTCTGTCGACCCTGACCTACCTCTTTGAAGGCGAAATCCGACACAAAGACAGCCTCGGCAGCGATCAGCACGTAAGACCCGGCGAAGTCAGCTGGATGACCGCCGGCCGCGCCATCGCCCACATCGAGCGTACACCCGAAGCCCTGTACGCCATCGGCTCGCGCCTGCATGGTTTGCAGGTCTGGCTGGCATCGCCCACATCCCATGAGCAGGGCGAAGGTCATTACAGCCATCACCCTGCCGATACACTGCCGGTCAGTGATGGCATGGGCATTCGTATCCGCCTGATTGCCGGCGAAGGCTTTTGCCTGAAGTCGCCGGTGCCGGTGCTGTCACCCACGATTTACGCCGAACTGAACCTGCAGACCGCCACGACGCTGTGTGTGCCCGCCGAGCACGAACAGCGCGCGCTGTACGTCATCGAAGGCGATTTGCTGCTGGATGGCGAGCCGGTGCAGGCGCGCAGTCTGGTGGTACTGGATGCTGGAAGCGAGCCGACGCTTTGCGCGGAAAGCGAATGTCACGCGGTGCTGATTGGCGGTGCGCCACTGGATGGGCCGAGAAGGATGAACTGGAACTTCGTAGCCAGCGACCCGGCGCTGATTGAACAGGCCAGAGCAAAATGGGCGGCCGGGGACTGGCCAACCGTGCCGGGAGAAGTGGAGCGGATTGAACTGCCAAGGCCCCGGAAATAG
- the fabB gene encoding beta-ketoacyl-ACP synthase I yields MRRVVITGLGIVSCLGNDKDTVSANLRASRPGIRFNPEYAEMGLRSQVSGSIDPNLPLKELVDRKTLRFVGQAAAYAYVAMKSAVEDSGLTEEQVSNPRTGLIAGSGGASTLNQMEALDILREKGIKKVLPYYVTRTMSSTVSACLATPFKIKGLNYSIASACATSAHCIGTAMEQIQMGKQDIVFAGGGEEEHWSQSFLFDAMGALSSKRNDTPEQASRAYDADRDGFVIAGGGGMVVVEELEHALARGAKIYAELVGYGATSDGYDMVAPSGEGAIRCMQQALSTVDGTIDYLNTHGTSTPVGDVKEMEGVREVFGDKAPAISSTKSLSGHSLGAAGVHEAIYCMLMMEGNFMAGSANIDELDPAVADMPILTKTRENTELNLVMSNSFGFGGTNATLVMKRWTGK; encoded by the coding sequence ATGCGCCGCGTCGTTATCACTGGTCTGGGCATTGTTTCCTGCTTGGGCAATGACAAAGACACCGTCTCCGCCAACTTGCGTGCAAGTCGCCCTGGCATCCGTTTCAATCCGGAATACGCCGAAATGGGTCTGCGCAGTCAGGTCTCGGGCTCTATCGATCCAAATCTGCCGCTCAAGGAACTGGTCGACCGCAAGACCCTGCGCTTCGTCGGTCAGGCGGCAGCTTATGCATACGTCGCCATGAAGAGCGCCGTGGAAGACTCCGGGCTGACTGAAGAGCAGGTCTCCAACCCGCGCACCGGTCTGATTGCCGGCTCCGGCGGTGCGTCGACCCTGAACCAGATGGAAGCGCTGGACATCCTGCGCGAGAAAGGCATCAAGAAGGTTCTTCCGTACTACGTCACCCGCACCATGAGCAGCACTGTTTCAGCGTGCCTGGCGACGCCATTCAAGATCAAGGGCCTGAACTACTCCATCGCTTCTGCCTGCGCCACCAGTGCTCACTGCATCGGTACCGCCATGGAACAGATCCAGATGGGCAAGCAGGACATCGTGTTTGCCGGCGGTGGTGAAGAGGAGCACTGGAGCCAGTCGTTCCTGTTCGACGCGATGGGCGCGCTGTCCAGCAAGCGCAACGACACGCCTGAACAGGCTTCCCGTGCCTACGACGCCGACCGTGACGGTTTCGTCATCGCTGGCGGCGGCGGCATGGTGGTAGTTGAGGAGCTGGAGCATGCTCTGGCCCGTGGCGCGAAGATCTACGCCGAACTGGTTGGCTACGGCGCAACTTCCGACGGTTATGACATGGTCGCGCCGAGCGGCGAAGGCGCCATCCGCTGCATGCAGCAGGCGCTGTCGACCGTAGACGGCACCATCGACTACCTGAACACCCACGGCACCTCGACTCCGGTCGGCGACGTCAAGGAAATGGAAGGCGTGCGTGAAGTGTTCGGTGACAAGGCGCCTGCGATCAGCTCCACCAAGAGCCTGTCAGGTCACTCCCTGGGCGCCGCCGGCGTTCACGAAGCGATCTACTGCATGCTGATGATGGAAGGCAACTTCATGGCGGGTTCGGCGAACATCGACGAGCTGGACCCCGCCGTTGCCGACATGCCGATTCTGACCAAGACCCGCGAAAACACCGAGCTGAATCTGGTGATGAGCAACAGCTTCGGCTTCGGCGGCACCAACGCCACGCTGGTGATGAAGCGCTGGACTGGCAAGTGA
- the fabA gene encoding 3-hydroxyacyl-[acyl-carrier-protein] dehydratase FabA, with product MTKQNAFTREDLLRCSRGELFGPGNAQLPAPNMLMVDRITHISEEGGKYGKGELVAELDINPDLWFFACHFEGDPVMPGCLGLDAMWQLVGFFLGWQGLPGRGRALGSGEVKFFGQVLPTASKVTYNIQIKRVLKGKLNLAIADGSVSVDGREIYTAEGLRVGVFTSTDNF from the coding sequence ATGACCAAACAAAACGCCTTTACCCGGGAAGATCTGCTGCGCTGCAGTCGCGGCGAGCTGTTCGGCCCAGGTAACGCGCAATTGCCCGCCCCCAACATGCTGATGGTTGATCGCATCACCCATATCAGCGAAGAAGGCGGCAAGTACGGAAAGGGTGAATTGGTCGCCGAACTCGATATCAACCCGGACCTGTGGTTCTTCGCCTGTCACTTCGAAGGTGACCCGGTGATGCCAGGTTGCCTGGGCCTCGATGCCATGTGGCAACTGGTCGGCTTCTTTCTGGGCTGGCAAGGCTTGCCAGGCCGCGGTCGCGCACTGGGCTCGGGCGAAGTGAAATTCTTCGGCCAGGTCCTGCCGACCGCCAGCAAGGTCACCTACAACATCCAAATCAAGCGCGTCCTCAAAGGCAAGCTGAACCTGGCGATTGCCGATGGTTCGGTCAGCGTGGACGGCCGCGAAATCTACACCGCTGAAGGCCTGCGTGTCGGCGTCTTCACTTCCACTGACAATTTCTAA
- a CDS encoding NAD(P)H-dependent glycerol-3-phosphate dehydrogenase produces the protein MTQQQPIAVLGGGSFGTAVANLLAGNGHRVTQWMRDPEQAEAIRVNRENPRYLKGIKVLEGVEPVTDLHATLQGSQLVFVALPSSALRGVLTPHVDLLTGKMLVSLTKGIEADTFKLMSEILQDIAPAARIGVLSGPNLAREIAEHALTATVVASEDEDLCQQVQAALHGRTFRVYASADRFGVELGGALKNVYAIIAGMAVALNMGENTKSMLITRALAEMTRFAVSQGANPMTFLGLAGVGDLIVTCSSPKSRNYQVGFALGQGLSLDEAVTRLGEVAEGVNTLKVLKTKAQELQVYMPLVAGLHAILFEGRTLEQVIELLMHAEPKTDVDFISTSGFN, from the coding sequence ATGACCCAGCAGCAACCAATAGCGGTCCTTGGCGGCGGCAGCTTCGGGACCGCAGTGGCCAATCTGTTGGCCGGCAACGGTCATCGGGTGACGCAGTGGATGCGCGATCCGGAGCAGGCCGAGGCGATCCGCGTCAATCGCGAGAACCCGCGCTACCTCAAGGGCATCAAGGTGCTCGAAGGCGTCGAGCCGGTCACTGATCTGCACGCTACCTTGCAGGGCAGTCAACTGGTCTTCGTCGCGCTGCCGTCCAGTGCGCTGCGTGGCGTATTGACGCCGCATGTCGATCTGCTCACCGGCAAGATGCTGGTCAGCCTGACCAAGGGCATCGAGGCCGACACCTTCAAGCTCATGAGCGAGATCCTTCAGGACATCGCACCTGCTGCGCGAATCGGCGTGCTGTCCGGCCCCAACCTGGCCCGCGAAATCGCCGAGCACGCCCTGACCGCTACGGTCGTCGCCAGCGAAGATGAAGACCTCTGTCAACAGGTTCAGGCCGCGTTGCACGGCCGCACCTTCCGCGTGTACGCCAGCGCCGACCGTTTTGGCGTGGAGCTGGGCGGCGCGCTGAAAAACGTCTACGCCATCATCGCCGGCATGGCAGTGGCGCTGAACATGGGCGAGAACACCAAGAGCATGCTGATTACTCGGGCGCTGGCGGAAATGACCCGTTTTGCGGTCAGTCAGGGTGCCAATCCAATGACCTTCCTCGGGCTGGCCGGGGTCGGCGATCTGATCGTCACCTGTTCCTCGCCGAAGAGCCGTAACTACCAGGTCGGCTTTGCCCTGGGCCAGGGCTTGAGCCTGGACGAAGCGGTTACCCGGCTGGGCGAGGTCGCGGAGGGCGTCAATACGCTCAAGGTGCTCAAGACCAAGGCGCAGGAACTGCAGGTTTACATGCCGCTGGTGGCCGGGCTTCACGCGATTTTGTTCGAGGGCCGTACGCTGGAGCAGGTCATCGAGCTGTTGATGCACGCCGAGCCCAAGACCGACGTCGATTTCATCTCAACCAGTGGTTTCAACTGA
- the sixA gene encoding phosphohistidine phosphatase SixA, whose amino-acid sequence MKVWILRHGEAKPQARMDAERELTAKGREEVLRSAAHLMGQPLQRILASPYVRAQQTAELVRQALGFTDAIVTVPWLTPDGNPHKVLEQLDAYSAENVLLVSHQPLVGTLIGLAVHGSLQQAQPMHTASLAYLEADLPLAGGMQLVDVRHVE is encoded by the coding sequence GTGAAGGTCTGGATTCTGCGCCACGGCGAGGCGAAACCTCAGGCGCGTATGGACGCCGAGCGCGAGCTGACCGCCAAGGGTCGCGAAGAGGTCTTGCGCAGTGCCGCTCACCTCATGGGTCAGCCGCTGCAGCGGATCCTTGCCAGCCCGTATGTGCGTGCCCAGCAGACCGCCGAACTGGTCCGTCAGGCCCTCGGGTTCACCGATGCCATCGTGACCGTGCCGTGGCTGACGCCGGACGGCAATCCCCACAAGGTACTGGAACAGCTGGATGCGTACAGTGCAGAGAATGTCTTGCTGGTCAGTCATCAACCTTTGGTGGGCACGTTGATCGGGCTGGCGGTGCATGGCTCTTTGCAGCAGGCGCAACCGATGCACACCGCCAGTCTTGCTTATCTTGAGGCAGATCTGCCCCTTGCTGGCGGGATGCAACTGGTGGATGTTCGGCACGTTGAATGA
- a CDS encoding hotdog fold thioesterase, whose translation MSVWRSPPDLDALNAKQKNTIGEVLDIRFEAVDDQSLTASMAVDERTHQPYGLLHGGASVVLAETVGSTASYLVIDTERFFCVGIEVNANHLRGVRSGRVTAVAHPVHIGRTTHVWDIRLTTEDGKACCISRLTVAVVPHGEQPPGR comes from the coding sequence ATGAGTGTATGGCGTAGCCCTCCAGACCTTGATGCGCTTAATGCGAAGCAGAAGAACACCATCGGTGAGGTGCTGGATATTCGATTTGAAGCCGTCGACGATCAGTCGCTGACGGCGAGTATGGCGGTGGATGAGCGCACTCATCAGCCTTATGGTTTGTTGCATGGCGGCGCCTCGGTGGTGCTGGCGGAGACGGTGGGTTCTACCGCCAGTTATCTGGTGATCGATACTGAGCGGTTCTTCTGTGTGGGGATCGAGGTCAACGCGAACCATTTGCGCGGGGTGCGCAGTGGGCGGGTGACGGCGGTGGCGCACCCGGTGCACATCGGGCGTACGACCCATGTCTGGGATATCCGGCTGACGACTGAGGATGGCAAGGCGTGTTGTATTTCCCGGTTGACGGTGGCGGTGGTGCCTCATGGAGAGCAGCCGCCCGGTCGTTGA
- a CDS encoding Hcp family type VI secretion system effector: MATPAYMSITGTKQGLITAGAFTADSVGNTYQEGHEDQVMVQGFQHEMIIPRDPQSGQPTGQRVHKPVKITKVFDKSSPLLLAALTSGERLTEITIQWYRTSAAGTQEHYYTTKLEDAIIVDIKDYMHNCQDPSNSHFTHLEDVEFTYRKITWTHEVCGTSGSDDWRSPVAG, translated from the coding sequence ATGGCGACACCAGCATATATGTCCATCACGGGCACCAAGCAGGGTCTGATCACCGCAGGCGCTTTTACTGCTGACTCGGTCGGCAACACTTACCAGGAAGGTCACGAAGACCAGGTCATGGTGCAAGGGTTCCAGCATGAGATGATCATTCCCCGCGACCCGCAATCCGGCCAGCCAACCGGTCAGCGTGTGCACAAGCCGGTCAAGATCACCAAGGTGTTCGACAAGTCTTCACCCCTATTACTGGCAGCTTTGACATCGGGCGAACGTTTGACCGAAATTACCATCCAGTGGTATCGCACTTCCGCAGCGGGTACACAGGAGCATTACTACACCACCAAACTTGAAGACGCGATTATCGTCGACATCAAAGACTACATGCATAACTGCCAGGACCCGTCGAACTCGCACTTCACTCATCTGGAAGACGTAGAGTTCACCTATCGTAAAATCACCTGGACCCATGAAGTGTGTGGCACCTCGGGTTCCGATGACTGGCGCTCTCCAGTTGCTGGCTAA
- the tssA gene encoding type VI secretion system protein TssA yields MSYSSQLSAHYLEVAHAPISVGSFAGEDVRFSNEYEALESELNKAQSMHVQGQLDWLKVRDQCENLLRNLSKDLRVGAWLAWALYQRESFHGLLAGLELLHHLCVHHWAEVHPAKARTRSAAMGWLIPRIEQVLNDNVSVDEQSPLFSRLVEILEDLDAVFTQHMGDDAPLLLPISRRLKNMAQRATDNLPNTGAVGAAVQQVKQAATQLFAPSAVISDERDAHKSLRLQQERARALCAWWLSQKPCDLRALRLNRTMLWLPIETLPERNSDQITALRGLPADKLKGYQDKYDHGSYADLLLELEASLAKAPFWFDGQRMVWECLQGMSAETAMREVELHFAQLIQRLPGVIELRFHDGAPFADQATRAWITASVMPRLQAASAPRKVEMADTQPVWEFALENASSVLRKDGLRAGVQFLKQGMHSAQGGRARFFWQLALARLCLTARKYELAKTKLETLDKTLQDSGIDAWEPELALEVLHLLHSCFELLPQDHGARQRKEEVYRRLCHLDLEVLLE; encoded by the coding sequence ATGTCCTATTCAAGCCAGCTCTCCGCTCATTATCTTGAAGTCGCTCACGCCCCTATTTCCGTCGGGAGCTTTGCGGGCGAAGACGTTCGATTTTCAAATGAATACGAAGCGCTGGAGAGCGAGCTGAATAAAGCTCAATCCATGCATGTACAAGGTCAGCTCGACTGGCTAAAAGTGCGCGATCAATGTGAAAACCTGCTCCGCAACCTGTCCAAAGATCTACGCGTTGGGGCATGGCTTGCCTGGGCGTTATATCAGCGTGAGTCGTTTCATGGGCTGTTGGCAGGACTTGAACTTCTTCACCATCTTTGCGTGCATCATTGGGCCGAAGTTCATCCCGCCAAAGCCCGCACGCGTTCCGCAGCCATGGGTTGGCTGATTCCCCGTATTGAGCAGGTGCTCAACGATAACGTTTCGGTCGATGAGCAATCACCGCTATTCAGTCGCCTCGTTGAAATTCTTGAAGACCTTGATGCGGTATTTACACAGCACATGGGCGATGACGCGCCCTTGCTCCTGCCGATCTCCCGCCGCTTGAAGAACATGGCCCAGCGGGCGACCGACAACCTGCCGAACACCGGGGCCGTTGGCGCGGCTGTACAGCAGGTCAAGCAGGCTGCTACCCAGTTATTCGCCCCATCGGCAGTGATCAGCGATGAGAGAGACGCCCACAAGTCCTTGCGTCTCCAGCAGGAGCGCGCGCGTGCGTTGTGTGCCTGGTGGCTCAGTCAGAAACCTTGCGACCTGCGCGCGTTGCGCCTCAATCGCACAATGCTTTGGTTACCAATCGAGACGCTGCCAGAGCGCAACTCAGACCAAATCACTGCGCTTCGTGGACTTCCCGCAGACAAGCTCAAGGGCTATCAGGACAAATATGATCACGGCAGCTACGCCGATTTGCTCCTTGAGCTGGAGGCGAGCCTGGCAAAGGCGCCGTTCTGGTTCGATGGCCAGCGAATGGTCTGGGAGTGCCTGCAAGGGATGAGCGCTGAGACAGCAATGCGAGAGGTAGAACTTCACTTTGCTCAGTTGATTCAACGATTACCGGGTGTCATCGAACTGCGTTTTCACGACGGCGCGCCTTTTGCGGATCAGGCAACCCGGGCCTGGATCACCGCTAGCGTCATGCCTCGCCTGCAGGCCGCCAGCGCCCCCCGCAAAGTAGAAATGGCTGACACGCAACCTGTCTGGGAGTTTGCCTTGGAAAACGCGTCGTCGGTGTTGCGCAAGGATGGCCTCAGAGCGGGGGTGCAATTTCTCAAGCAAGGCATGCACAGCGCCCAAGGCGGTCGCGCACGATTTTTTTGGCAGTTAGCTCTTGCCCGGCTGTGCTTGACCGCCAGGAAATACGAACTCGCCAAGACCAAACTCGAAACCCTCGACAAAACCCTGCAGGACTCAGGCATCGATGCCTGGGAGCCTGAGCTTGCGCTGGAAGTGTTGCATCTCTTGCACAGCTGTTTCGAGTTGCTGCCTCAGGATCACGGAGCCCGGCAGCGCAAGGAAGAGGTGTATCGCAGGCTGTGCCACCTCGACCTCGAAGTCTTACTTGAATAG
- the tssB gene encoding type VI secretion system contractile sheath small subunit yields the protein MAKEGSVAPKERINVTFKPATGGAQEEIELPLKLLAIGDYTLRKDERKVEERKPISIDKMTFDEVLAKQDLSLTLSVPNRLQEGEGNEELAVQLHVKSMKDFNPASLVDQVPELKKLMELRDALVALKGPLGNAPAFRKAIESVLADDESRGRVLGELGLNAAAQDT from the coding sequence ATGGCCAAAGAAGGATCGGTAGCGCCCAAAGAACGCATCAATGTCACGTTCAAGCCCGCGACGGGTGGTGCGCAGGAAGAGATCGAGCTGCCGCTGAAGCTCCTCGCCATCGGTGATTACACCCTGCGTAAAGACGAGCGAAAAGTTGAAGAGCGCAAGCCCATCAGCATCGACAAGATGACGTTTGACGAGGTGCTGGCCAAGCAGGATCTGAGCCTCACGCTGAGCGTGCCGAACCGTCTGCAAGAGGGTGAAGGCAATGAAGAGTTGGCGGTGCAACTGCACGTCAAATCGATGAAGGACTTCAATCCCGCCTCGCTGGTGGACCAGGTACCCGAACTGAAAAAACTCATGGAACTGCGCGACGCCCTGGTGGCGCTTAAAGGACCGTTGGGTAACGCGCCCGCTTTTCGCAAAGCCATCGAAAGTGTCCTCGCCGATGACGAGTCCCGCGGTCGCGTGCTCGGCGAGCTCGGTTTGAATGCCGCCGCCCAGGACACCTGA